The sequence CACTGGGCGCCCACGACGACCACGTTCGACATCGCTTCTCGCTCCCCTGCTGAGGGGCCCCCTTCGACGCTCGCGGCCACGCTTTCCGGGCCGCAAACGAAAAGCCCCGGCGCAAGGCCGGGGCGGGTGAAATACCTTGCGGGGTCTTGTGGGGGATTGCGGGGGTGGGGTCAAGGGGGTGGGTTGGAGGCGTGAGGAAGCGCCCGCGCGCGAGGCCGTCATCCCGGACGACGAAGCCGATCCGGGACCCATACCCGCGACGTCGGCTCGAGTGCGCGCAGCGCGCTCGTCGCACGACGGCTCGGCGCCCCCGGATCGCGAAACGCGGCCTGAAGGCCGCGAAGCCGGCGACGGCGTCCATGGGTCCCGGGTCGCCGTTCGGCGCCCGGGAAGACAGCGATCGCGCCCACGCTTGCACCCCTCCCCCCGCGCGCTACCCTCCGGCCAACGACACCGCCCGGAGCCCTCGCCGATGCCTTCCCCCACGCCGCGCCTCACCCGCTTCTGCGTCCCGCCTCTCGCCGAAACCACCCGCCGGCTCGCCGACGTCGCCTCGGGGCGCGCGTCGCCCGATCTGGTCGTCACCGGCGCGCGGGTGCTCTCCACCTATACCGACCGCATCCTGCCCGAGCGCGAGCTGTGGATCGCCGCGGGCCGCGTCGCCGCCGTCAAGCCCAACGGCACGCACAAGGCGCTCGCGCATGCGCCCTCGGAGGTCTACGACGCCAACGGCGGCATCCTGGCGCCGGGGCTCGTCGACCCGCACATCCACGTCGAATCGTCCATGGTCACCGCCTGCGCCTACGCCGAGGCGGCGCTCTTGAACGGCACGACCACGATCTTCTGCGACAGCCACGAGATCGGCAACGTCATGGACGTGGCCGGCGTCGAGGCCATGCTGGAGGACGCGCGCGCCGCGCCGCTCTCGATCTTCCTGACCGTGCCCTCGACCGTCCCCGCCACCTCGCCCGAGCTCGAGACCGCCGGGGGCGACCTCACGGCGGAGAAGATCGGCGCGCTGTTCGACCGCTGGCCGGAGGCGGTGGCGCTGGGCGAGAAGATGGACTTCGTCCAGGTGACGGAAGGCGACCCGCGCTCCCACGCCATCCTCGCCGCGGCGCTCTCGCGCGGGCGCCCGGTCTCGGGCCACATCTACGGGCGGGAGTTCGTCGCGGCCTATGCGGCGTCCGGCGTCACCGACACGCACGAGGCGATCGACCGCGACATCGCCGACGACCTGCTCGACGCCGGCGTGTGGATCTTCCTGCGCGGCGGCCCACCGACGACGCCGTGGCACTCGCTGCCCGCGGCGATCCGGACGATCACCGAGCTCGGCGCCTCCCACAAGCGCGTGTGCGTGTGCACCGACGACCGGGACGCCGACGACCTGATGCATTTCGGCCTCGACTGGGTGACCCGCCAGGCGTGGAAGGCCGGCATGACCCGCGAGCAGGCCTGGGCCATGGGCTCGCTCCACCCGGCGACGCGCTTCCACCAGGACGGCGAGATCGGCGCGCTCGGCGGCGGGCGGCGCGCCGACGTGGTGCTGCTGAACGACGCGCTGGAGGTGCGCAACACGTGGTACGGCGGCCGGCTGGTCGTCGAGGACCGCAAGATCACGCCGCTCCTCGACGAGGCCCTGTCGGACCGCTGGGTCTACCCGAAGGCGGCCTATTCCACCGTGAAGATCGCCGGCGACCCGCCCCTCGTGCCGAAGCCGCCGCGCACGCCCGCCATCGCCAACGCCCTGCGCACCGCGCTCCCCGGCATCGTCGTCGAGCACGCCCGCGTGGCGCTTCCCCGCGGCGAGACCTGGGAGGAGATCGTCGCGGCGAGCGGGGAGGACCTCTGCTTCGTCGCGGTGATCGAGCGCCACGGCCTCTCCGGGCCGCAGAGCCGGGTGGCGCACGGGCTCCTGAAGGATTTCGGCCTGAAGAGCGGCGCCGTCGCCTCCTCGGTGGGCCACGACAGCCACAACGTCATCGTCGCGGGCAAGAGCGAGGCCGACATGCGCCTCGCCCTCGACACGATCCGCGAGGCCCAGGGCGGCGTGTGCGTCGTCGAAGGCGGCGCCGTGAAGGCCTTCGTGGCGCTGCCCGTGGCGGGCCTCCTCTCCGACAAGCGCGTGACCGAGGTGGCCGAGGAGACCCGCAGGCTGAAGGAGGCGTGGGCGCAGGCCGGCTGCGCCATCCCCTATATGGGCTTCAACCTGATCCCGCTCTCGGTCATCCCCGAGATCCGCATCACCGACAAGGGGCTGGTGCTGGTCCCGCAGATGACGCTGGTGCCGGCCTTCGAGGAGGGGCGGGAGGCGGCTGAGTGACATGACCGAGCCCGCGGGGATCGGCCCCGGCGCCCGGCCCTGGATCCTCGCCGGCACCATCATCGCCTCCGCCATGGCCTTCATCGACGGCACCGTGGTGCATGTCGCGCTGCCGGCGCTGCAGGCGGATCTCGGGGCGTCGTTCACGGCGCTGCAATGGGTGGTGAACGGCTATGCGCTGACGCTCGGCGGGCTGATCCTGGTGGGCGGGGCGCTGGGGGATCGGGTGGGCCGCCGGCGCGTGTTCGTCTGGGGGATCGCGGTCTTCGCCCTCGCCTCACTCGCCTGCGCGCTCGCGCCGACGTCCGGGGCGCTGATCGCGGCGCGGCTGGCGCAGGGGGTGGGGGCGGCGCTGCTCGTGCCGCAATCGCTCGCGATCATCGCGGCCTCGTTTCCCAAGGAGGTCCGCGGGCGGGCGATCGGGATCTGGGCCGGGGCCTCCGCCATCACCACGGCGCTCGGGCCGCCGCTCGGCGGCTTCCTCGTCGACGCCCTGTCCTGGCGGGCGGTGTTCTGGATCAACCTGCCGCTCTCGGCGCTGGCGATCTGGATCGCGCTGGCGCACATGCCGCAAGACCGCGGCGCGCGAGATCGCGGCGCGGGCGAGACGGCGGGCCCGCTCGACTGGCCGGGCGCGCTGCTGGCCGTCCTCGGCTTCGGCCTCGTCACGCTGGCGCTCACCCTCGCCTCCGAGGCGGACGTCGCGGCCGGGCTGCTGGCGGGCCTCTTCCTCGCCGGCCTCGCCGCGCTCGCCGCCTTCGTCGCGGCGGAGGCGCGGGCGAAGAGCCCGCTGATGCCGCTCTCGCTGTTCGCGAGCCGCTGCTTCTCGGGCGCGAACCTGCTCACGCTCTTCCTCTACGCGGCCTTCGTCACGGCCTTGTTCCTGATCCCGTTCGAGCTGCAGAGCCGGCGCGGGCTCAGCGCGACGATGGTCGGGCTCACCATGCTGCCGATCGGCCTCGTCATCGGGGTGGGCTCGCGTTTCTCGGGCGCGCTCGCCGACCGGATCGGGCCGAAGATCCCGCTGGCGCTGGGCTCGGCTTTCGTGGCCGCCGGCGCGGGCTGGCTGGCGCTGAGCCTCGCCGGCTACTGGGCGGGGATCGTCGCGCCGATCGTCGTCATGTCCTGCGGCATGGCGCTCGCGGTGGCGCCGCTCACCGCCACCGTGATGAACGCCGTCGACGAGGCCCGCGTCGGGGCGGCGTCGGGCGTCAACAACGCCGCGAGCCGGCTCGCCGGGCTGTTCGGGGTCGCGATCGCCGGCTCGCTCGCGAGCGGGGTCTATTTCGCCGAGGCCGGCGCGGCGGCGGGGCCGCAGGCGCGCTTCGGCACGCTGCCGCCGCCCGGCGATCCCGCCCGCGCCACGCTCGAGGCCGCCTTCCAGACCGGCTTCTCCGCCGCCCTCCTCCTCGCCGCCGCCTTCGCCGCCGTCGCTGTCGTGATCGCCTGGCGCCTGCCGAGCGCGAGCCGCGAGGTCGTGCCGTGAGCCCACTATGGAGCATCATCTCGTCCACCGACCGGCATCCACTCGGTGGGATGATGCTCGCGGGGATCGATCCGCCGCGCTTGCGCGTTCAACGCCTCATGAAACGCCCCCGCCTTCTCATCCAGGCGGCGCTCGAGAACCGCGCCGCCCTCCTCGTCCTCGCCCTCCTCGCAGGAGGGCTGTGGGCCTTCATCGAGCTCGCCGACGAGGTGCTCGAGGGCGAGACCCACGCCGTCGACGAGGCGATCCTCGTCGCCCTGCGCACCCCCGGCGACCTCTCCGATCCGCTCGGGCCCGGCTGGCTCGAGGAGATGATGCGCGACTTCACGGCGCTCGGCGGCACCGGCGTCCTGACGCTGCTGACGATCGCCGCGGTCGGCTTCCTCCTCGTCGCCAAGGCCCCGCGCGTCGCGCTCGCCGTGGCGCTGGCCATCGGCGGCGGGATCCTGCTCTCGACGCTGCTCAAGAGCGGCTTCGACCGCCCGCGCCCGGAGCTCGTCCCGCACGGCAGCATCGTCTACACGGCGAGCTTCCCCTCCGGCCATTCGATGATGTCGGCGACCGTCTACCTCACGCTCGCGGCGCTGGTCTCGCGCGTGCTGCGTCGGCGGCGGCTGCGGGTCTATCTCGTCGGGCTCGCCGTGGTCCTGACGCTGCTCGTCGGCTTCAGCCGGGTGTATCTCGGCGTGCACTGGCCCACCGACGTCCTCGCCGGCTGGACGGTCGGCGCGGTCTGGGCGCTCCTCGCCTCGCTCGTGATGCTGCGCCTGCAGCTGCGGCGCAGCATCGAGCGGCCGCGCGGGGCAGAGATCGAGTAGGGCGCGAGAGGAGGCCGAGAAACGCGAAAGCCGCCCTTGCGGGCGGCTCGCGGGTCGTCTCTCGTCTGGCTCCGTGGCATGCACCTCGTGTGGTGCGGCCGAGAGGATTTGAACCTCCACTCCCTTTCGGGAACTAGCACCTCAAGCTAGCGCGTCTACCAATTCCGCCACGGCCGCGGAGCCATCTCAGGGGCGCTGCCCCCGGGGTGCGGAGCATCTATCAGATCGAATCGGGGGGGACAAGCGGCTTTTCCGGAGCGTCGCGAAAAATCATGGCCGCCTATTCGGCCGGTTCCGCGCCCGCCTCGCGCGCCGTCAGCGCGGCGGCCTCCTCGAGCGCGTCGCTGACGGAGAGCGCGTCGCCGATGGTCACGCCGGCGTCGCGGATGCTGTCGGGCTTGGGGATGATCTCGGTGATCTCCACCTGGATGCGCGTGCCGGTGACGATCACCTGCCCACGGGCGATGGGGTGGTCGTTGGCGAGGATCTCGACCATGTCCGTGTCGGACGATTCGAGCTCGATCACCGCGCCGCGGCCCATGCGCAG comes from Salinarimonas sp. and encodes:
- a CDS encoding phosphatase PAP2 family protein; amino-acid sequence: MKRPRLLIQAALENRAALLVLALLAGGLWAFIELADEVLEGETHAVDEAILVALRTPGDLSDPLGPGWLEEMMRDFTALGGTGVLTLLTIAAVGFLLVAKAPRVALAVALAIGGGILLSTLLKSGFDRPRPELVPHGSIVYTASFPSGHSMMSATVYLTLAALVSRVLRRRRLRVYLVGLAVVLTLLVGFSRVYLGVHWPTDVLAGWTVGAVWALLASLVMLRLQLRRSIERPRGAEIE
- a CDS encoding MFS transporter; the encoded protein is MTEPAGIGPGARPWILAGTIIASAMAFIDGTVVHVALPALQADLGASFTALQWVVNGYALTLGGLILVGGALGDRVGRRRVFVWGIAVFALASLACALAPTSGALIAARLAQGVGAALLVPQSLAIIAASFPKEVRGRAIGIWAGASAITTALGPPLGGFLVDALSWRAVFWINLPLSALAIWIALAHMPQDRGARDRGAGETAGPLDWPGALLAVLGFGLVTLALTLASEADVAAGLLAGLFLAGLAALAAFVAAEARAKSPLMPLSLFASRCFSGANLLTLFLYAAFVTALFLIPFELQSRRGLSATMVGLTMLPIGLVIGVGSRFSGALADRIGPKIPLALGSAFVAAGAGWLALSLAGYWAGIVAPIVVMSCGMALAVAPLTATVMNAVDEARVGAASGVNNAASRLAGLFGVAIAGSLASGVYFAEAGAAAGPQARFGTLPPPGDPARATLEAAFQTGFSAALLLAAAFAAVAVVIAWRLPSASREVVP
- a CDS encoding adenine deaminase C-terminal domain-containing protein, whose product is MPSPTPRLTRFCVPPLAETTRRLADVASGRASPDLVVTGARVLSTYTDRILPERELWIAAGRVAAVKPNGTHKALAHAPSEVYDANGGILAPGLVDPHIHVESSMVTACAYAEAALLNGTTTIFCDSHEIGNVMDVAGVEAMLEDARAAPLSIFLTVPSTVPATSPELETAGGDLTAEKIGALFDRWPEAVALGEKMDFVQVTEGDPRSHAILAAALSRGRPVSGHIYGREFVAAYAASGVTDTHEAIDRDIADDLLDAGVWIFLRGGPPTTPWHSLPAAIRTITELGASHKRVCVCTDDRDADDLMHFGLDWVTRQAWKAGMTREQAWAMGSLHPATRFHQDGEIGALGGGRRADVVLLNDALEVRNTWYGGRLVVEDRKITPLLDEALSDRWVYPKAAYSTVKIAGDPPLVPKPPRTPAIANALRTALPGIVVEHARVALPRGETWEEIVAASGEDLCFVAVIERHGLSGPQSRVAHGLLKDFGLKSGAVASSVGHDSHNVIVAGKSEADMRLALDTIREAQGGVCVVEGGAVKAFVALPVAGLLSDKRVTEVAEETRRLKEAWAQAGCAIPYMGFNLIPLSVIPEIRITDKGLVLVPQMTLVPAFEEGREAAE
- a CDS encoding FliM/FliN family flagellar motor switch protein translates to MSSLEGLHVDLTIVLGRTRMPVHMLLRMGRGAVIELESSDTDMVEILANDHPIARGQVIVTGTRIQVEITEIIPKPDSIRDAGVTIGDALSVSDALEEAAALTAREAGAEPAE